Proteins encoded together in one Vulcanisaeta thermophila window:
- a CDS encoding pantetheine-phosphate adenylyltransferase has product MRKYRKVAVGGTFDTLHTGHTKLLFTALTHGERVLVGITSDEFAQAYKAYRVKPLKVRILNLRGLIKELGGSEDSVVIDVINDPYGPTIVDPSIDAIVVSLETLPRALEINNLRRERGLRPLHIIVVPIIRDGFGNKVSSTLIRERTGTTDLGSAKS; this is encoded by the coding sequence ATGCGTAAATACAGGAAGGTTGCTGTGGGTGGTACATTCGACACACTACATACTGGGCATACGAAGCTCCTATTCACAGCGCTAACACACGGTGAGAGAGTGCTTGTGGGCATCACAAGTGATGAGTTTGCCCAGGCGTACAAGGCCTATAGGGTTAAGCCCCTTAAGGTTAGGATCCTTAATCTGAGGGGTTTGATTAAAGAGCTTGGGGGTAGTGAGGACTCTGTGGTGATAGACGTGATTAATGATCCCTACGGCCCCACCATAGTGGATCCATCCATAGACGCCATAGTGGTTAGCCTCGAGACCTTACCCAGGGCTTTGGAAATCAACAACCTAAGGAGGGAGAGGGGCCTTAGGCCCCTGCACATAATAGTGGTCCCCATAATCAGGGACGGCTTTGGTAATAAGGTCTCAAGCACGTTGATTAGGGAGAGGACGGGAACCACGGACCTCGGGAGTGCTAAGTCCTGA
- a CDS encoding phosphate signaling complex PhoU family protein, with translation MSTIYRRIIRIGEKSIGITLPRQWLSALDVGVGDVMEVSLVGKVIVLKPVTQEGGEANEVSITMEGSMDEAMRMIIASYIEGYDNVELLGQKDTIRRAYSKVESKLPGSLMLESDGSVLIKVATSEANVDLNEVINSMANILNSMFTKFLEYLETNRESLLKEILDLDEQMDKLYFLALRTIKKLSFRDPKRAIDDTIVVKNLEHAADALDRLSNAYMRIQITKCRPEISNKLRAVWNYIMRSVYSYLDNNVSNALKILVDREHMLNSILELATMGCAESSDLLAATIHESQLIVALAADIAEAAFSRHVRNVAKPTKTLEAEEKGEE, from the coding sequence GTGTCCACTATATACAGGAGGATCATTAGGATTGGGGAGAAGAGCATAGGTATTACATTACCCAGGCAGTGGTTGAGCGCTTTGGACGTGGGCGTGGGCGACGTGATGGAGGTAAGCCTGGTGGGTAAGGTAATAGTGCTGAAGCCAGTGACCCAGGAGGGTGGGGAAGCCAATGAGGTTAGCATAACCATGGAGGGCTCCATGGACGAGGCCATGAGGATGATAATAGCAAGCTACATAGAGGGTTACGACAATGTGGAGCTCCTGGGCCAGAAGGACACAATAAGGAGGGCATACTCAAAGGTGGAGAGTAAACTACCCGGCTCCCTAATGCTTGAAAGCGACGGTAGTGTACTCATTAAGGTGGCCACGAGCGAGGCCAACGTGGACCTGAACGAGGTGATAAACAGCATGGCAAACATACTAAACTCCATGTTCACGAAATTCCTGGAATACCTGGAAACAAACAGGGAGTCACTCCTTAAGGAGATACTGGACCTGGATGAGCAGATGGATAAGCTCTACTTCCTAGCCCTGAGAACCATTAAGAAGCTATCCTTCAGGGACCCCAAGAGGGCCATTGACGATACAATAGTGGTGAAGAACCTGGAACACGCGGCCGACGCCCTAGATAGGCTATCCAACGCCTACATGAGGATACAAATAACCAAGTGCAGACCGGAAATAAGCAATAAGTTAAGGGCCGTTTGGAACTACATCATGAGGTCCGTCTACTCATACCTAGATAATAACGTGAGCAACGCCCTAAAGATACTGGTGGACAGGGAGCACATGCTCAACAGCATCCTGGAACTGGCCACAATGGGCTGTGCAGAATCCAGCGACCTACTGGCGGCCACAATACACGAAAGCCAATTAATAGTGGCCCTCGCAGCGGACATAGCCGAGGCAGCCTTCAGTAGGCATGTAAGGAATGTGGCAAAACCCACAAAAACCCTGGAGGCGGAGGAGAAGGGGGAGGAGTGA
- a CDS encoding DUF763 domain-containing protein translates to MGVTGFADLPLHTGHVPPWLFSRMVKLSGLIVKLLVEEHGVRETIRLFSNPIFFQSFNNIIGMDWDSSGSTTVTTAALKESLLRVDVGIRVVGGKGVYALNVPNEIEELGRSWDLDVEELKLASRLTAKIDGTALQDGYRLYHHAMIIGVDGTWAVVQQGLNESSRYARRYHIWMGNDLMNEPHTGIVGFKGDYALNMVSRVSEGARKTIIDLVRQDVNKVIRDWAVVRAMIKGNASILTYVGSQPPKYYNPYISGAFRPYRASINEEALRGARDVNDFSELLLTRGFGPSTMLALALIAELVYRDRVDWEDPANVDPRRYAFALGGKDGSPYPVNREVYDAVIEVMQGLVDRISHDRELRVYMRHLAEAAKRLGLPLDLVRPTPP, encoded by the coding sequence GTGGGTGTTACAGGATTTGCCGACTTACCGCTCCACACGGGACACGTGCCCCCGTGGCTGTTTAGTAGGATGGTTAAGCTTAGCGGCTTGATTGTTAAACTGCTCGTGGAGGAGCATGGGGTTAGGGAGACCATTAGGTTGTTCTCTAACCCAATATTCTTCCAATCCTTCAATAACATAATAGGCATGGATTGGGACTCCTCGGGGAGCACCACGGTGACCACCGCGGCGCTTAAGGAGTCCCTCCTCAGGGTTGATGTGGGTATTAGGGTTGTGGGTGGTAAGGGTGTTTATGCGTTGAATGTACCCAATGAGATTGAGGAGCTGGGCAGGTCCTGGGACCTGGATGTGGAGGAGTTGAAATTAGCCTCTAGATTGACCGCTAAGATTGACGGGACCGCTTTACAGGATGGTTATAGGCTTTATCACCACGCGATGATCATAGGCGTTGACGGGACCTGGGCCGTGGTTCAGCAGGGACTGAATGAGAGCTCGAGATACGCCAGGAGGTACCACATATGGATGGGTAACGACCTAATGAATGAGCCCCACACGGGCATTGTGGGTTTTAAGGGTGATTACGCCCTGAACATGGTTAGTAGGGTTAGTGAGGGGGCTAGGAAGACCATCATTGACCTGGTAAGGCAGGACGTGAATAAGGTGATTAGGGATTGGGCAGTGGTCAGGGCTATGATTAAGGGCAACGCGTCCATACTGACCTACGTGGGCTCACAACCACCCAAGTACTACAACCCATACATAAGCGGCGCCTTTAGGCCCTACAGGGCTTCCATAAATGAGGAGGCCCTTAGGGGCGCAAGGGATGTCAATGACTTCAGCGAATTACTCCTAACCAGGGGCTTCGGGCCCAGTACAATGCTCGCCCTAGCGTTGATTGCGGAGCTTGTGTATAGGGATAGGGTTGATTGGGAGGACCCGGCCAATGTGGACCCGAGGAGGTACGCGTTCGCGCTTGGTGGTAAGGATGGCTCACCATACCCAGTGAATAGGGAGGTTTATGACGCGGTCATTGAGGTAATGCAGGGTTTAGTGGATAGGATTAGTCATGATAGGGAGTTGAGGGTTTACATGAGGCACCTCGCGGAGGCTGCGAAGAGGCTTGGGCTACCCCTGGACCTTGTTAGGCCCACGCCGCCTTGA
- a CDS encoding aminotransferase-like domain-containing protein: MDINKLLAGRTKLMRASEIRELLKWVTEDVISFGGGMPDPSSFPINEIIEVTRDVLTTKGDKALQYGATGGVPELKEELMRFMNKGGIGTLGDHDVIITVGSQEALDLLGRVLIDPGDYIITESPTYLAAIQAFRIYEPRIVGVPMDGEGIIIEELERRIREIREGGGRIKFIYVIPTGQNPTGITMSMERRKALLEVASEYDLLVIEDDPYGYIYFGNDSQPSRLKAMDSEGRVIYMSTFSKIAAPGLRLGWVYATKEIIRWLELAKQSVDLHTSTLNQYIAAELLRRGVIERNIPRIKEIYRTKRDLMLQALSEYMQDGVTWTKPSAGMFIWLSLPDHADTSKLLEIAIKKYRVAYVPGRSFYPNGERGNDMRLNFTYPKPQEIFEGVRRLSLAISEYLREIKP; encoded by the coding sequence ATGGACATCAATAAATTGCTAGCCGGTAGAACTAAGCTCATGAGGGCCTCTGAAATTAGGGAGCTCCTTAAGTGGGTCACGGAGGATGTGATATCCTTTGGCGGTGGGATGCCCGACCCATCCTCATTCCCCATTAACGAAATAATAGAGGTGACTAGGGACGTACTAACCACGAAGGGTGACAAGGCACTGCAGTACGGAGCCACGGGTGGCGTTCCCGAGCTTAAGGAGGAGTTGATGAGGTTCATGAATAAGGGGGGCATAGGTACCCTTGGTGATCACGATGTCATAATAACCGTGGGGAGTCAGGAGGCACTGGACTTGCTGGGCAGGGTGCTTATAGATCCTGGGGATTACATAATAACTGAGAGTCCCACGTACCTAGCGGCCATCCAGGCCTTTAGGATTTATGAGCCTAGGATAGTGGGTGTGCCCATGGATGGTGAGGGCATAATTATAGAGGAGTTGGAAAGGAGGATTAGGGAGATTAGGGAGGGTGGTGGTAGGATTAAGTTCATATACGTAATACCCACCGGGCAAAACCCCACTGGCATAACCATGAGTATGGAAAGGAGGAAGGCCCTACTCGAGGTGGCCAGTGAGTATGACCTGTTGGTGATCGAGGATGACCCATACGGCTACATATACTTTGGGAATGACTCACAACCAAGTAGGTTGAAGGCCATGGACTCCGAGGGCAGGGTCATATACATGTCCACATTTAGTAAGATAGCGGCGCCGGGGCTTAGGCTTGGTTGGGTTTACGCGACCAAGGAAATCATTAGGTGGCTTGAGCTTGCCAAGCAGTCCGTGGATCTGCACACATCAACATTGAACCAGTACATAGCCGCTGAGTTGCTTAGGAGGGGGGTGATCGAGAGGAACATACCGAGGATAAAGGAGATATACAGGACAAAGAGGGACCTAATGCTCCAGGCACTGAGTGAGTACATGCAGGACGGAGTGACCTGGACGAAGCCTTCGGCGGGCATGTTCATATGGCTCTCACTACCTGACCATGCGGACACATCTAAACTGCTCGAAATAGCCATTAAGAAGTATAGGGTTGCCTACGTGCCAGGAAGGTCCTTCTACCCCAATGGGGAAAGGGGTAATGACATGAGGCTAAACTTCACATACCCCAAGCCCCAGGAGATATTTGAGGGAGTGAGGAGGCTATCCCTAGCCATATCCGAGTACCTGAGGGAAATCAAACCTTAA
- a CDS encoding M28 family peptidase produces MEQSLSRAVANKCSGYRDLVGGSTSEYEFLQWLLAQIDNPLLSYELHPVDVLVWVNKYARVSLGNSDYRAVAMPLTMGGSGVGRLTTDINDAEGKVLLTDFPEDMDDAKYIYIKAMRKGAQAVIFRDKQPGVLRRIVVTATEDYTWDRAPPPTTPALVVPRDVGDELVKHVGKDVEFMSDVSTSVSTGYNLVINLEGNSEEKVLLVAHHDHWLSGYADDCLGVGIVMELLFDLLRGKASGKRGLSVISFTAEEAGDPGYASLYWAYGSAKYTAYLEGTGDLDRVYAVLDLDVVGRDYVLHTSEDVMAQLSQVVEAQWEFPKPYFDALNFEVKGIPSITLSSLDNYWDVYHTDRDVESEARQDSIQRSMETARQLLNYLLNNDLNPAPYTSVLARDLESVGININGSGDWETYRLLKYLLSKYLVEYRRDGSVKTVYTNSILSYIRRYLNVGSMDQVPLRVEEMGTGEVLFDTSTIRSNQQLSDYLMRIITSITSELEGKVRT; encoded by the coding sequence GTGGAGCAAAGCCTCTCAAGGGCAGTGGCCAATAAGTGCTCGGGGTATAGGGACCTAGTGGGTGGCTCGACTAGTGAGTATGAATTCCTACAGTGGTTACTGGCGCAGATAGACAACCCCCTGCTCTCATACGAGCTACACCCTGTGGATGTGCTCGTGTGGGTCAATAAGTACGCCAGGGTGTCCCTAGGGAATAGTGATTACAGGGCCGTGGCAATGCCACTAACAATGGGGGGCTCGGGCGTTGGGAGGTTAACCACGGACATAAACGATGCCGAGGGTAAGGTGCTCCTCACGGACTTCCCAGAGGACATGGACGACGCCAAGTACATATACATAAAGGCCATGAGGAAGGGGGCCCAGGCAGTAATATTCAGGGATAAGCAGCCAGGTGTGCTGAGGAGGATAGTGGTCACGGCAACGGAGGACTACACATGGGACAGGGCACCACCACCAACCACACCAGCCCTCGTGGTGCCCAGGGACGTGGGTGATGAGTTGGTTAAGCACGTGGGTAAGGACGTGGAGTTCATGAGCGATGTAAGTACCAGTGTGAGCACGGGTTATAACCTGGTAATAAATCTCGAGGGGAATAGTGAGGAGAAGGTACTACTAGTGGCTCATCACGACCACTGGCTCAGTGGCTATGCCGATGACTGCCTCGGCGTGGGCATTGTCATGGAACTGCTCTTTGATTTATTAAGAGGCAAGGCAAGTGGTAAGAGGGGTCTCTCGGTAATATCATTCACAGCCGAGGAAGCGGGGGACCCAGGCTACGCAAGTCTCTACTGGGCCTATGGCTCTGCCAAGTACACGGCCTACCTGGAGGGCACTGGGGATTTGGACAGGGTGTATGCCGTCCTGGATTTGGACGTGGTGGGTAGGGACTACGTACTACATACTAGCGAGGATGTCATGGCACAGCTGAGCCAGGTGGTGGAGGCCCAGTGGGAATTCCCAAAGCCATACTTCGACGCGTTGAACTTCGAGGTAAAGGGTATACCCTCCATAACCCTCTCAAGCCTTGATAATTACTGGGATGTATACCACACGGATAGGGATGTGGAGAGTGAGGCCAGGCAGGACTCCATCCAGAGGTCCATGGAGACCGCCCGTCAACTGCTCAATTACCTACTCAATAATGATCTAAACCCGGCACCGTACACCTCGGTATTGGCTAGGGACTTGGAGAGCGTGGGCATAAACATCAATGGTAGTGGGGACTGGGAAACATATAGACTCCTTAAGTACTTGCTCTCGAAGTACCTAGTGGAGTATAGGAGGGATGGCTCGGTGAAGACGGTCTACACAAACTCCATATTATCATACATAAGGAGGTACCTAAACGTGGGCAGCATGGACCAGGTACCACTGAGGGTTGAGGAGATGGGGACTGGGGAGGTGCTTTTCGACACAAGCACCATAAGGAGTAACCAACAACTTAGTGATTACCTAATGCGCATAATCACGTCAATAACCAGTGAGTTGGAGGGCAAGGTCAGGACTTAG
- the hemB gene encoding porphobilinogen synthase, with amino-acid sequence MGIVTSQESIRITSSLFNYPVVRPRRLRSNVLLRNLVAETMLRPDDLVMPIFVKEGINEPEPIKSMPGQYRYPLGDKLINFVDQLVSSGVKSVILFGIPEHKDEWGSSAYDEHGIIQRTIRLLKDSFEDRLIVMADVCLCEYTDHGHCGVVKFLNNGKYVVDNDTTIGLYAKTAVTYAESGVDVVAPSGMMDGQVRAIREALDRAGFQDVAIMAYSAKYASSFFGPFREAASSAPRFGDRRTYQMDPRNAHEALKEVAMDIAEGADMVMVKPATLYLDVIRLVKENFPEVPLAAYQVSGEYAMLKAAIMNGWLDEKRAVLESLIAIRRAGADVIITYFAKDVVNYIDEQDKLF; translated from the coding sequence ATGGGTATTGTGACATCACAGGAAAGCATAAGGATCACCTCCTCATTGTTCAATTACCCAGTGGTTAGGCCCCGTAGGCTTAGATCCAACGTACTCCTTAGGAACCTCGTTGCCGAAACCATGCTGAGGCCTGACGACTTGGTTATGCCCATATTCGTGAAGGAGGGCATAAACGAGCCGGAGCCCATTAAGTCCATGCCTGGTCAGTACAGGTACCCCCTTGGAGATAAGCTCATAAACTTCGTGGATCAGTTAGTGAGCTCTGGGGTTAAGTCTGTGATTCTCTTTGGGATACCTGAGCATAAGGATGAGTGGGGTTCCTCGGCGTATGATGAGCATGGTATAATACAGAGGACAATAAGGCTCCTAAAGGACTCCTTCGAGGATAGACTCATTGTAATGGCTGATGTATGCCTTTGTGAGTACACGGACCATGGGCACTGCGGCGTGGTTAAGTTCCTGAACAATGGTAAGTACGTGGTCGATAACGACACAACAATAGGGCTTTACGCAAAGACCGCAGTAACCTACGCAGAGTCTGGCGTGGATGTTGTGGCTCCCTCAGGGATGATGGATGGTCAGGTTAGGGCCATTAGGGAGGCCCTGGACAGGGCTGGTTTTCAGGACGTGGCCATAATGGCCTATAGCGCCAAGTACGCAAGCTCATTCTTCGGGCCCTTTAGGGAGGCCGCGTCCAGTGCGCCTAGGTTTGGTGATAGGCGTACTTACCAAATGGATCCCAGGAATGCCCATGAGGCGCTTAAGGAGGTTGCCATGGACATAGCCGAGGGTGCCGACATGGTCATGGTGAAGCCAGCCACCCTATACCTCGACGTGATTAGGCTCGTTAAGGAGAACTTCCCAGAGGTTCCGCTGGCCGCTTACCAGGTAAGTGGTGAGTACGCGATGCTTAAGGCCGCAATTATGAATGGTTGGCTTGATGAGAAGAGGGCGGTTCTTGAGTCCCTCATTGCCATTAGGAGGGCTGGTGCTGACGTAATAATAACGTACTTTGCCAAGGATGTAGTGAACTATATAGATGAGCAGGATAAACTATTTTAA
- a CDS encoding METTL5 family protein, whose product MTTVRDTEIKRLRDLELLIQEIPNYEKPKLKLEQYVTDANIAAVMLWDAHMRGYIRGQRVLDLGCGTGRFAIPAAILGARHVLCIDIDPEAMAVVKKEIEKRKLTNIDLVITDIRTLNLRGKFHVAFQNPPFGIWEGKGTDMAFLQKALEHSTVVYTIHKLSTMDHVINTVNQWGYTTEVLDKAVITIPPMYKHHRKKKHKVEVFIARITPRNKELKSH is encoded by the coding sequence ATGACGACGGTCAGAGATACTGAGATAAAGCGATTAAGAGACCTGGAACTACTGATTCAGGAAATACCCAATTATGAAAAGCCAAAACTGAAACTGGAGCAGTACGTCACAGACGCAAACATAGCAGCCGTAATGCTCTGGGACGCCCACATGAGGGGTTACATAAGGGGCCAGAGGGTCCTTGACCTGGGTTGCGGCACAGGTAGGTTTGCAATACCCGCAGCGATCCTGGGCGCAAGGCACGTACTATGCATAGACATAGACCCAGAGGCCATGGCCGTGGTTAAAAAAGAAATTGAAAAGAGAAAACTAACAAACATAGACCTAGTAATCACGGACATAAGGACACTAAACCTAAGGGGTAAATTCCACGTGGCATTCCAAAACCCACCCTTCGGAATATGGGAGGGAAAGGGAACAGACATGGCATTCCTACAAAAGGCCCTGGAACACTCAACAGTGGTATACACAATACACAAACTCAGCACCATGGACCACGTAATAAACACCGTAAACCAATGGGGATACACAACCGAGGTACTGGACAAGGCAGTAATAACAATACCACCCATGTACAAACACCACAGAAAGAAAAAACACAAAGTGGAGGTATTCATAGCAAGGATAACACCACGAAACAAAGAGCTTAAAAGCCATTAA